AATCAGGGGGAATCCATCGCAGTTGCCTAGGTTCGTTGGCTTTACCTTGGCCACCTGAGACTTGTGGCCTGAGGCCTGTTTTCATCCATAAATAAACTGTCATCCTTGCTTACAATACGTTTATTTCTGGACAGAGCAGTGATAAATACTGTGTACAATCATGTATCAGGATATCAAGTCCTATTCCCAAAGTAACTATATTAATTTGTAATATGCCAACCACAACGAGGTCTTGTCAGTTCAAAATGTTCTGGTGTAGTCTTCATTGAAGGCAAAAAAATTACATAACAGCCTTgcaatttttttataatttaacagCACTTAATTGGGGTCCTTTCTATTTGTTTAGAGCATTGGACTGCTGTATACGGCACTCCGGTGAAGAGTCGAGTATTTGTGCTCAGGAGTGTAGACATATGAAAAGTACTTGGTTAATCAAACAGAAATGACTCTGCTATGAATAAATAAGTTGAATCAAAAGTACTTTGGATTTGGAGTTTAGTAGGACTGAAGCCAAAAGGTGCAATGAAGCTGGTCAGAACCAGTTGTGCTTTCATATATGTCTCCTTTGTTCAGAGACTTGGATACGAGTAACTAGGATCCATGGaaaaatctgttccttcgtttattTATCGAATAGCTGCTGAAAGACCAAGATTATATAACTGTCAAGCCTGGGTTTGTTTTGACCGTCGGTTAACACAAAGCAGCTCTCGAATAATATGTTCATAAAGCTGGGCCATGAAAATATTTATCTAAAGTCTCTTAAACGTGTATTAAACGTTAAATTTTTTGAGTGAAGAAAAAAGAGCAGTTCTAAACATTTTCCCAGAGAGTTTGAGATGTTTTAAATTACAAGTTCTTTACATGCAAAATCTTTACAAGCCTCTGGCAATGACAtgaaaacagagaaacaaaagatACATTCTCTTATAAAAAGAACAGCTGATgattattcaatatttattttggtaaagCCCCAATTATCAATATAGTGTAGTTGCATAAAATGCTAGAAACTGATACTTGATTGTATTTCgtaattaagcatgttgttgTATTGTAACTACACAAATGAAACCACTGtgagacaaaaaaaattaaagatttgGGTTAGAAGAGAGTGCAAGAGATTAATGTCTCAATCTAGGAAGACTTGTCTTTCCTTTGATGCTGAGGTGCTGGCTGAAGTTCTACTTGACCATCTAGTGCAGGAATAGTATCTTTTCATTCAATagaatacaggtaaaaaaaaaaaaaatcacaaaaatataaatccatttttttttaacactcaccaaaagataaagacaaagaatattagtgactgctactgctgccTCCTGATACCTGGGACTTTTGTTTGAACCAGCGCTTCAATATCTGGAgcaaatgactgggctgaggatatcttgagtaTTGAGTTAAGCTGTGTGTCATCTAGTTGAGAATGACatttttgatttgttgatattcatgacagATAAAACTTGCTGCTTGACATactatttcagcagcttttagcagcatttcttaaaaaaaaaactctacatcagaaaatggttttgaagaaacacatattttgtaAGCAATCACATAGCTTGCAAGCATTAATAAACATTGATTGCTGCTTTTAAATGACTCCTAATTCAGACTATTTATCTTAACTTAACATTCCTGTATCATGTCATTATCATTTTTCTTGCCATGATTTGCTTCATAGTGTcttttaatgttacattatttaagaGGTTTTGGGttcttctttgtattttttttactgtcactCAGCCCGTGCCAAGCAGTCAGGGTATCAGATCAGGCCCGCCAAACAAACAACCCCTAGTCTAGAGGAAGAGAAGGCAGACTCATTTTAGCATTCAACCAACCcccagagggggagagagaattACAGCAATCTAGGATAAAGTAAAGACAAGCCAAAAAATGTGCTTTTGTacacaattttaattttaattttatttttacaaatgacataaatctaaaaataaatacaaaaacaaaattcctACACTTCATTGCAGGGCATTCTCTGCCCTATCAGATTACTGAAAATACTGCAATAACAAAATAAGGTGGTCTACTTTCATATTTTCAgatattaatgaaaaataattaaaataaggaCTGGACAGATTTGACGTGATGAGTCTGTAAGATATTTAAATGCTTCTGGAAGGAAAAGTTACCATCAATCAGTAATTCCTCAATTTGCAGCAAAGTCTGTTCTTCAAAACATCCCACAGTCATCACATTTGAGACTGTTCTTTGTGAAACATCAGTCATTTGTGCAATCTTGGTCACAGAAGCATCTGCCTGCCCTCTGTCAAAGACTGTCAGATTTGCTGTCTTGCTAACAGTGAACTAATTTCAAACAAGATTGTTGTGTATATAATGTTAGGGGTTCTACTTGCATAACAAAATCGTCAGTGATAGAAGGAGCAGTcaatttttttacacaaagtgTGTGTTACAAATGACTGATATTGTGTCTCCTTAAACATCACCCCATGTTTAATCTGCAAGCTTTAAAGAAGATTTATAAGTTTATATGGTTGTAGTTACAGATTGCTTTTAACACTGTTGCCAGTGAGTATCCTATTTTCCTATGCATTGTATTTCTTAAGAAGATCGCTCTGCCAGTGGCGTTTGCGGTCTGGGAAGTGTGAAGGAATTTTGATCCTCCTGAAATCCTCGATGCACTTTTTCAGCTCCTCCTCCATTTCCTTCTTCTCCTCAGCCTCAGGGTCCTTGGGAGCAGCCCTATTTTCACAGGCCTGTGACTGCCCGCTGGGTGCCTGCTGGCTGGGTAACTGCTGGCAGGGTATTTCCACTGCCTCCACCTTTCTAGGCAGCTGGTCAAGCCGAAGAGTTGTGGGTCGTGTTGGGGTGCCATGGGGAGACGGCTCTTGCTTTTGCTTCCCAGGCTGGTGTGTTGGACCTGCTAGTGAGGCATCCTGGACAGGAGGTGGTGTAGGCAGGGGAGGGGGTGGCAGCTCCTGGCTGTCCTTCATGTCATAGCTTACCAAGGTCCCCAGGTCCTCAGGCtctggaggtggtggtggtgtcaCCACTAAGCAGCCATTCCGAATATCCTGCCTTGTGTTGGTCTCTGTTTGCCTATCTGGGCTGGAGGCAGTCAGGTCGTTACAGCTGGCTGTGCCGGTGTCTAAGCACTTCTGCATGTCACCCAGTTGGTCCTGCTGCTCCCTGACACCCAGCGAGACATTGGATGCCAGCTGCACTCCTGCACCAAAGAAACAGAATAACATGAGTTGTTAATAGAATCTGTTGCTAGGAAAGTACAAGATTGCTTATACCTAgactaaaacaaaatacaagtttTCAAACAAATGAACCCTTTTGGCAGTATTCCAAAATTAGATTTGGCATTAGAGGCAGTGTAGCTCTTCCAATACTCCCTTGTTTGTCCTCCTAGATTGTATACCCTGGCTCCACAATAACTAAACAGTAACTAAGATTTCATGTGCAAACTGAGTCTGTCCACTAATCGATTGTCCAATGGACAAGACAAAGATCATTTTGAATTTCTTCTTCCTAACTACTTCATGCCTGGATTCCAGCAGTGCAATCCATTGTGAGTAACAAGAACACCAGTACAGTCATTTCACAGCCTCATAGACTGCATAATTTTTAATTAAGCTTGAGTTCTGCCCTGAGGGTACTTTCAGCTGATAAGAATGGTTTTCCAAAGGCTTTTGGTCTCCAGTGATCATGTAACATTAGATTAGCATCCTGTACTGCTGGTTATTTAGCGTATTGTTGCAGCAACCTTTAATTTGCcctttgcttttcattttatcaCTGGTTTCATAATCACCTTGTCCGGTTGCAAGTCAGGCAACCAGAGAGGCTGCTCAGACTTCGTTGATTGCTTTATGAGTTTGAATGGccacactgcagtgtgtgtgtgggtgtatggcTGGGGGGATTACATTAGCGGTCACTTtatgtttttgcaaatttttctCTTCTAACAAGTGgttgggaaatata
This window of the Polyodon spathula isolate WHYD16114869_AA chromosome 7, ASM1765450v1, whole genome shotgun sequence genome carries:
- the LOC121318730 gene encoding BTB/POZ domain-containing protein KCTD8-like, with translation MQKCLDTGTASCNDLTASSPDRQTETNTRQDIRNGCLVVTPPPPPEPEDLGTLVSYDMKDSQELPPPPLPTPPPVQDASLAGPTHQPGKQKQEPSPHGTPTRPTTLRLDQLPRKVEAVEIPCQQLPSQQAPSGQSQACENRAAPKDPEAEEKKEMEEELKKCIEDFRRIKIPSHFPDRKRHWQSDLLKKYNA